The following proteins are encoded in a genomic region of Musa acuminata AAA Group cultivar baxijiao chromosome BXJ2-11, Cavendish_Baxijiao_AAA, whole genome shotgun sequence:
- the LOC135626997 gene encoding NAC domain-containing protein 21/22-like isoform X3: MSDDVVMLSSASSRGAEMACVAGKEWYFFSLPDRKYATGQRTNRATQSGYWKATGKDRQVSRRGVLVGLRKTLVFYRGRAPKGRKTEWVMHEFRMADSDDPLQKFSSKQDDWVLCRVFHKSRGVASKPTAETGDDEAVSSSLPPLTDGHIALEQAPLGSQGYEQVSCFSDLNPHSASQANDVAYPPLSAVERSHQLKSSTLVGGLLDLGSSDQVVSSVLSHFTKLKGFPKREFPPNTTAPRSLDSHFTGNGLSYVWNPF; this comes from the exons ATGTCGGATGATGTAGTGATGTTATCTTCTGCGAGTTCTCGTGGCGCAGAAATGGCATGTGTGGCGGGGAAGGAATGGTACTTCTTCAGTCTCCCGGACCGGAAGTACGCGACCGGGCAGCGGACCAACCGGGCAACGCAGTCGGGCTACTGGAAGGCGACGGGGAAAGACCGGCAGGTGAGCCGAAGAGGCGTGCTTGTTGGCCTGAGGAAGACTCTCGTCTTCTACCGGGGAAGAGCTCCCAAGGGGAGGAAGACCGAGTGGGTCATGCATGAGTTCCGCATGGCAGACTCTGACGATCCTCTACAAAAGTTCTCGTCCAAG CAGGATGATTGGGTCTTGTGTAGAGTATTCCACAAGAGCAGAGGGGTGGCATCCAAGCCAACCGCAGAGACTGGCGACGACGAAGCGGTCTCCTCTTCCCTCCCTCCTCTCACGGACGGCCACATCGCCCTCGAACAAGCGCCGCTGGGTTCACAAGGATACGAGCAAGTGTCCTGCTTCTCCGACCTGAACCCGCACTCTGCGTCACAAGCAAATGATGTGGCTTACCCTCCTCTCTCCGCGGTTGAAAGGAGCCACCAACTCAAGAGCTCAACTCTCGTGGGGGGATTACTCGACCTGGGATCTTCTGACCAGGTCGTAAGCTCTGTGTTGAGCCACTTCACCAAGTTGAAGGGGTTCCCAAAGCGGGAGTTCCCTCCAAACACTACTGCTCCAAGAAGCTTGGACTCCCACTTCACTGGAAATGGTTTGTCATACGTTTGGAACCCTTTTTGA
- the LOC135626997 gene encoding NAC domain-containing protein 21/22-like isoform X2, whose product MSFLSMMEARLPPGFRFHPRDEELVCDYLMKKVFCSGGGSGDGGCWPMMIDVDLNKCEPWELPEMACVAGKEWYFFSLPDRKYATGQRTNRATQSGYWKATGKDRQVSRRGVLVGLRKTLVFYRGRAPKGRKTEWVMHEFRMADSDDPLQKFSSKDDWVLCRVFHKSRGVASKPTAETGDDEAVSSSLPPLTDGHIALEQAPLGSQGYEQVSCFSDLNPHSASQANDVAYPPLSAVERSHQLKSSTLVGGLLDLGSSDQVVSSVLSHFTKLKGFPKREFPPNTTAPRSLDSHFTGNGLSYVWNPF is encoded by the exons atgagCTTCTTGAGCATGATGGAGGCAAGACTGCCTCCAGGGTTCAGATTCCACCCACGGGACGAGGAGCTTGTCTGTGACTACCTCATGAAGAAGGTCTTctgcagcggcggcggcagcggcgacggCGGCTGCTGGCCCATGATGATCGACGTCGACCTCAACAAGTGCGAGCCTTGGGAGCTTCCTG AAATGGCATGTGTGGCGGGGAAGGAATGGTACTTCTTCAGTCTCCCGGACCGGAAGTACGCGACCGGGCAGCGGACCAACCGGGCAACGCAGTCGGGCTACTGGAAGGCGACGGGGAAAGACCGGCAGGTGAGCCGAAGAGGCGTGCTTGTTGGCCTGAGGAAGACTCTCGTCTTCTACCGGGGAAGAGCTCCCAAGGGGAGGAAGACCGAGTGGGTCATGCATGAGTTCCGCATGGCAGACTCTGACGATCCTCTACAAAAGTTCTCGTCCAAG GATGATTGGGTCTTGTGTAGAGTATTCCACAAGAGCAGAGGGGTGGCATCCAAGCCAACCGCAGAGACTGGCGACGACGAAGCGGTCTCCTCTTCCCTCCCTCCTCTCACGGACGGCCACATCGCCCTCGAACAAGCGCCGCTGGGTTCACAAGGATACGAGCAAGTGTCCTGCTTCTCCGACCTGAACCCGCACTCTGCGTCACAAGCAAATGATGTGGCTTACCCTCCTCTCTCCGCGGTTGAAAGGAGCCACCAACTCAAGAGCTCAACTCTCGTGGGGGGATTACTCGACCTGGGATCTTCTGACCAGGTCGTAAGCTCTGTGTTGAGCCACTTCACCAAGTTGAAGGGGTTCCCAAAGCGGGAGTTCCCTCCAAACACTACTGCTCCAAGAAGCTTGGACTCCCACTTCACTGGAAATGGTTTGTCATACGTTTGGAACCCTTTTTGA
- the LOC135626997 gene encoding NAC domain-containing protein 21/22-like isoform X1: protein MSFLSMMEARLPPGFRFHPRDEELVCDYLMKKVFCSGGGSGDGGCWPMMIDVDLNKCEPWELPEMACVAGKEWYFFSLPDRKYATGQRTNRATQSGYWKATGKDRQVSRRGVLVGLRKTLVFYRGRAPKGRKTEWVMHEFRMADSDDPLQKFSSKQDDWVLCRVFHKSRGVASKPTAETGDDEAVSSSLPPLTDGHIALEQAPLGSQGYEQVSCFSDLNPHSASQANDVAYPPLSAVERSHQLKSSTLVGGLLDLGSSDQVVSSVLSHFTKLKGFPKREFPPNTTAPRSLDSHFTGNGLSYVWNPF from the exons atgagCTTCTTGAGCATGATGGAGGCAAGACTGCCTCCAGGGTTCAGATTCCACCCACGGGACGAGGAGCTTGTCTGTGACTACCTCATGAAGAAGGTCTTctgcagcggcggcggcagcggcgacggCGGCTGCTGGCCCATGATGATCGACGTCGACCTCAACAAGTGCGAGCCTTGGGAGCTTCCTG AAATGGCATGTGTGGCGGGGAAGGAATGGTACTTCTTCAGTCTCCCGGACCGGAAGTACGCGACCGGGCAGCGGACCAACCGGGCAACGCAGTCGGGCTACTGGAAGGCGACGGGGAAAGACCGGCAGGTGAGCCGAAGAGGCGTGCTTGTTGGCCTGAGGAAGACTCTCGTCTTCTACCGGGGAAGAGCTCCCAAGGGGAGGAAGACCGAGTGGGTCATGCATGAGTTCCGCATGGCAGACTCTGACGATCCTCTACAAAAGTTCTCGTCCAAG CAGGATGATTGGGTCTTGTGTAGAGTATTCCACAAGAGCAGAGGGGTGGCATCCAAGCCAACCGCAGAGACTGGCGACGACGAAGCGGTCTCCTCTTCCCTCCCTCCTCTCACGGACGGCCACATCGCCCTCGAACAAGCGCCGCTGGGTTCACAAGGATACGAGCAAGTGTCCTGCTTCTCCGACCTGAACCCGCACTCTGCGTCACAAGCAAATGATGTGGCTTACCCTCCTCTCTCCGCGGTTGAAAGGAGCCACCAACTCAAGAGCTCAACTCTCGTGGGGGGATTACTCGACCTGGGATCTTCTGACCAGGTCGTAAGCTCTGTGTTGAGCCACTTCACCAAGTTGAAGGGGTTCCCAAAGCGGGAGTTCCCTCCAAACACTACTGCTCCAAGAAGCTTGGACTCCCACTTCACTGGAAATGGTTTGTCATACGTTTGGAACCCTTTTTGA